Proteins found in one Geitlerinema sp. PCC 9228 genomic segment:
- a CDS encoding LapA family protein, translating into MRQSIVMRQINFLLIFIFCLALVIFGIRNTDPVTIHLIPGLDIQPPLSIALILALGLGAVLAWIFSLWVRLQQSLESLPQKRKIKKQEQRIQQQEESIQTLKQELEKVQANTQPQLPPDESQNNEPSSQTNATEPAATESQTQATQ; encoded by the coding sequence GTGAGACAATCGATCGTGATGCGACAAATTAACTTCCTGCTGATTTTCATCTTTTGCCTGGCCCTCGTTATTTTCGGCATTCGCAACACCGATCCCGTCACCATTCATCTGATTCCCGGTTTGGATATTCAACCTCCCCTCTCCATTGCCTTAATTCTTGCTTTGGGACTGGGTGCCGTGCTAGCCTGGATATTTAGCCTTTGGGTGCGCTTGCAACAAAGCTTGGAATCCCTACCCCAAAAACGCAAAATCAAAAAGCAAGAACAACGCATCCAACAGCAAGAAGAAAGCATTCAAACCCTCAAACAGGAATTGGAAAAAGTACAAGCCAACACCCAACCGCAGCTGCCTCCCGACGAATCCCAAAATAACGAGCCTTCCTCCCAAACCAACGCCACCGAACCAGCAGCTACAGAATCGCAAACACAGGCAACCCAGTAA